GTTTTCTTGAAGAGGATGCCGGAATCGTAACCCGGCAGGAGTCCGGTGAATTCCATCATCTTATTCGTCTTTATCCGGGTGTCGTTACGTTTCAAAGGGGTTATGAAATGCAGATTCGGACGCTCATCCAGCTCCTTCGATATTTTGGAAGGGGGGAATCCCTTGTCCGTAACGAGGATTCCTGAACGGACATCGTTATCGCAGATGAAAGCGGAGTATGCGGCGGCATCAATCTCATTCCCCGGGAACACTTCGGAACAAACAATCTCCTTCTTCTCCAGATCGTATGCGAAAATCACCGAGATGTTCCGAATGCCTTTCACACGCCCTTTGAACGAGAACCCCGACAGGTCGTTTACCGAACTGTTGTCTTCCTTGAGCATGCCGTCTATGATGAGGTGATGCCCCGGCATCACCCTCTCGAGACGTGCGGCAGTGAATGCCGCACGGATGGTACCGTCCATACCGATATTGCGGTACAGCTCTGTCATCGCATTCTTCCCAACATTCACCCCAGGATACCAATGGCCTACGAACGTGCGGTTGTATTCCATGCTCATTCTTTTGGCTTTGATGCCGGGTTTGATCACTTTCAGAAGAGCGGAAACATAGGCACGCATCGCATAATCAATATCCATCGTACCCAACAAATCCTCCATAAGATCACCGGATTCTCTTCTGGCGAATGCCGCTGCTCCGTAAGATCTGGAGTCGGGACCGTTCACGGCAGGTTCGTCCCGTACCGGGACGAACCTCCCTTCGAAGATGTAGCCGATGATTCCTCCATTGATGGGCTGCGGATTGCCGCCCGGTACGTACTTCACACCAACACGGGCACGTACCCCGTAATGCTTGGGTCCTTCGCATTTGTTCTCGACAACCACCGTGTTCGGCGGCCTAGGCACTTTTCTGATCTCTTCCGGCACTCCCATCGATTCACCTGACCCTATTTTATATGGTACAAATACTGTATAACGTACTATATATTTAAACAAATCGATATGGATTTGGCAGGGAAAACAGGTCTCACGGACACTTTCGGAAATGTATGCCTGCCGTCCCCGGCAGGCGGATCGGAAAGGAATCGGGGAATGTGGACAGAATGAATGAGAAAAAAGTGCAGTTCGAAAAGAATATGTGGTTCAGAAAGAGGATTGCGTCATTTTTGATATAGTACGCCACCTCGTGAACTCATTAATTGATTGGATGGTCACATCATTGTGACCGAATTGTATTCAGGAACCTTCGTAATCCTCTTGGAGACGTTCATCTTCCTCGAGAAGTTCTTTGACCTGACCTCGCCACTTTGTGACTGCTGAACGAAGTCTGGCCCATTTGCCACTTATGGATTTGCATAGCATCCGCTGCACGATGCTTCGATGATCGCGGTCCCGAATGTGTGTTTTCAGGCCGGAATTACCAGATTTCCTTCAAGATCCGCACGGATATTGCCAAAAATCTCCCTCGAGATAGGATTCCAATTGCTGTAGATAGCCTGTTTCCTGTGCCCGTTCCCGATTATCCTCGTAAGTGTCAAATGGCCTAACGACGAAACGATGGATTCGGTGTTCGGTTTCTCGATTACGGTCTTGGTCCTTCCCCGTTTGTTCTCCGTTTTTTCTACGCCTTTCATCTCGTATCTTGCCATGGCTATCGCAGTCTCGGAAAGAAGGGCCAGCATCATCGATCCGCGGATCGATGATTCACTCCATACCCTCAGAGGCTTCAATCCAGTGACTCTTTTCAGGGAGTGGATCAAATGTTCTACGGTGACCCTTGCACGATACTTGTCGAGAGCTTCCAGCGGTGTCAATTGTTCCGAGGATTCCAGTTTGAAAATCCCTGCACGGGCACCCATGATCTCCCTGATGATGCCTTCCCTCTCGTTCTCTTCGAATGTGAATTTGGTCTGCAGACTCACCTTCACCTCGATATCTGCGAGTACGTTCCTCTTCACGGTAACGAAATCAGACTTCCTGAAATGCCCGCCCTCATAGGTCTTCACCGCTTCGACCATGCGGTCGAAGCTCCTGGAAGCGGAATGGTACGAACGGTACCAATTGTCCAGGGAGAAGAACAGATACGTCGTCCTTCCGGACGAATCGAAGGTATGTTTCTTGCAGCACACCCCGTCCTCCACATATTCCCATTTGCACTCGGGATCGGCTATCCTCTTGTCATCGGAAGCGTTCATCTTCACCCTGGTGAGATACTTGTGCCCCGATTTCACTATGGAATCCAATATGTCTCCAGAGGCTCCCCCGTTGTCCACGATTATCCACGACCCTTCCCGAATCATGGAGAAGATATCCGGCAGGGCATCCCGGTATTGCTCAGGGTCGGAAGTGTTCCCTTTGTATGCCCTCATGAAGAATGGGATCCTCGATTTCTGGAGTTCCGCTGTCAGGAACTCCACCTGTTTCCTGCTCTGGTCCCTGAAATCCCTTGGGTACCCCACGGCCCCGAGCTCCGCTTCGGGGCCGTTTACCACCACTGCCGAACCGTCGATGTTCACATCAGTGTTCTCGAAATGATTCTTGCATCGAGACCTTCCCACAGTCTCACTAGGATCTCATCGCTGTGATCCCCTATGAGCGAAATAGCACGGTTAATGGTCCTCTGCGACAAACCCGAATCCAATCCGAGTTCCTTCCTCACATCCCTGTTCTTCAGCCAATCGGAACACCTGCTCATGGAATTGCTGCCCATGAGGATGTGCGTGCACATCGCTGTAAGGATCCTGCTCATGGGTACACCACGGTGCTTGAACGTATCCACAAAGTCCAATACGCCTGTGGCACCGAGATAATGTTCGATTGTTTTTACGAGCCCCGTCGGAACTGATATATTCTCGTTCGGACTGGGAAGTTCCGTCCCAGTCGTTAAGGTTCTTTGTGTCATAACTGAACATTCCGGCCGGGACACTTTTTGCTTTCGGTCCCAAAGCCAAAAATCAATGTTCAGTTGCTCTTGGTGGCGAGGTTAGGCTTTGAATCTTTGGTCGAGTTCGGGTATCCTGGCACTGTTTGTTTTCATGTAAATTTTGGCGAGTTCGATGAGTGCCATCGGGTCGCCGGAGTCGGCGGCTACTAGGAAGTACTCCTCCGCTTTGGCGAGGTCCTTTTCAGTTCCTTCTCCCTGGAGATGCATGGAGGCTGCGTTGAACGCTCCCTCGGGATTGCCTTCCTCTGCGGATCTTGTGAAGCAGTCGAGTGCCTTTTCGAAGGATTGTTCGGTACCTTTGCCTTCGTAATACATGTAGCCGAGATAATCGAGAGCGTAGGGTTCGTTCTGTTCAGCAGCGAGGGATACCCACTTGAATGCCTTTTTGTCAGATTGCTCCCCGCCTTCCCCGTCGAGGTACATCCTTCCGAGGAGGCTTGGGCTTCGGGATCCCCAGCTTCCGCAGCGGAACGGAAGTATCCTGCCGCTTCCTTGGGAGATCCGAGTTTGGGGTCGGCAATGATGAGCTTGCCGAGCTCCAGCTGGGAGAGGACGTGGTTCTTGGAGGCAGCTGCATGGAACTGTTCGGCAGCCATTTCTGGATTGTCTTGTTCCAGGTATTCCAGACCCTTTTCGTACAGTGCCTCGATTTCTTCAGAGGAGAAGTCCATGCATGAAACATGGGCGGGACATAATAAAAGATGTGCGCAGGGAAACTATATTCAGATGTGAACCATCACGTATATCGGATAGTTTTGGATGAAGTACTCCCCTCTGACTGTATACTGGCTTCCGGGGTCAGTCATGCAGGATTGTAGCCATTTGTACATTGCTCTCTGTCCCGAAGGCTCTCCGTTACGGTAGAGCTTCTCCTCGTAATTCATGGCGTCCTCTCCGTGATCCGCAAAAACTAGGAGTTTGGGTTCAACGGCTTTCACCGTGTCTAGGTCTTTATACAATGCATCATCGGACGAGACATCGAACCACGGTACCGGCGCCGTGACGAAGGGGAGCTTATGTGCCAGCGTATAGAACACGGGGGTTGCGGCATACACATACATTGGGTCCGAATCTGAGAGCTCGGTCTGACAGATTGAGACGAAATCTTCGTACACGTACTTCTCTGTGTCCGTGAGTTTTATCCCTGCGAAGTAGTCGATATCCGTGTAGTTGTCGGCAGCGAAATAGGATTCGGTGTCGATGGTGAACCATACATAGGTGTTGTTCTCCTTGATGCAGACTGTGGATACCAGTGTGCAGACGACCGCTCCTACAATGATGAAGTCGAGTGCCAACCGAAGTTCTTTCTTGGGGAGTTCTCTGATTTTGAGGATCAGCATACCTGTGAGCAGTCCGAAGCACATGAAACAGTGGCGGAACGTAACATCTGCCGAAGTGCCTCCTCCGAAAGCGATAACGAACAGGATTCCCGCAAAGAACAGGATGGACATCCTTCCCGGTTCTATTTCTTTACCCAGGCGGACGCTGTTCAAGCCTTTGACGAGTACTACGAGGAAATAGGTGCATATGAAGCTGAAAACTATCGCGCAAAGATCCATCGGTCCGAGGACCCAGGTGGTGCAGATCTCGCTAAGTTCCCTCAGGAACAACGTCAGCAAGAGGAACAGCATGCAGGCCACAATCAGTGTGAGTTCATGGTGGGTTCTCGATACGGCGGGATCCCTCTTCTCCGCGTTCCTGAAGAATAGGGTGAACAATGCGAATCCGATGCCTATCAGCAGGAAAATCCAGCGTTCTTCGACAATCCTGACGAGGAACCCAGTCAGCATGACGACGAAACTGCCTTTGGAGCCGGAGAAGAACATCATGTGGATGAAGGAATCCAGCACCCCCATCGCTGCGAATATCGCCAACAGTGCCAGGATGGGAATGGCTACCCCTGCGAGGAAAGCGAGCAGGTTGACGTAGTTCACACGATACTGTTTCTGGAACTTTGCGACCACCAATAGAAATATGAGCAGATATACGATGAGTATGAGCCCCGTCGACTGCCTCAGCCAGAATGACAGTCCTGCTAGGATTCCTATCAGCAGCAGGTCGAGATTCTGCCGGGCCATCGAGACCTCTTCCTGTTGTCCCAGCACCTTGAGTAAGAGGTAGGACAGAAGGAACACGACAAAGTTGAAGAAGTACACGTAGTCGTAGGAGATGAAGATGCCTTCCGCAAAGAGGATCATCACCGATATCAGGGTGGACAGCAGGGCAGTCTCCGTGGGGAAGAACAAACGGAAGAGCTTGAATGCCAACACTCCTGTCAGTACGAAGAGGATGGAACCGATGATCCTCCAGACTATAAGATGGTCACCGAACACCGCATTGACTCCGGCGGTGAAATAGGTGTACAGCGGAGTGAACGTGAGTTCGAAGTCCGAGTACGGCATCTTCCCGCTGAGGATGAGATCCGCGTAGACCGTGAACCATCCCTCGGTAACGGGGGCGGTCTTGTTGAACGTCAGCAGGGACCATACGGCCGTGAAAAGCACTATGAGAATGAGGAAGAATTTTTCATCATGAGTATCCAGCCAGTGCTTGATTTCCGATACCCTGAAATCCATTTTTCCTCCCCGCGTGGACTTATCATAAACTGCTATAAAAAGCCGTACCCTCCCATTTAATGGTGAATTGGATTGGTTTAGAGTTATTTTCGGGATGTCGCAAATGCCAACTTAACGAAATATATATTATATAGCCGTCACTCACACACTTATGTTCAATTCCCAGTTGAAAGCAGATCTGGATTACACGCTGGATAGACTTTCCGACGAGGAGAAAGCCAAGTTATCTGGAAAAACAGTCCTTATTACCGGTTGTGCAGGATTCCTTGGTTTCTACTTCATGAACTTCTTCAAGGAGTTCGGAGACAGGCTCTCCGTCAAGAACGTCATCGCCCTCGACAACTTCATGCTCGGAACCCCCGACTGGTTAGAGGATTTCAAAGAGGATAAGAGATTCATCATCCGCAAGTTCGACATCATCAAGGACAGGATTGAATCTATTCTCGAGGCCAAGGATGCAAATTACATTATCCATATGGCGTCCATCGCCTCCCCCACCTTCTACAGGCAGTACCCCATCGAGACCCTCGATGCAAACATCTGGGGACTCAGGAACCTCTTCGACTATTATGTCGAGAAGAAAGTCGACGGATTCCTGTTCTTCTCCTCCAGTGAGATCTACGGTGACCCCACCCCCGATGCTATCCCCACCCAGGAGGACTACAGGGGATTCGTTTCCTGCACTGGGCCTCGTGCCTGCTATGATGAGTCCAAGAGATTCGGTGAGACCATGTGTATGCTCTTCTCCCAGAAGTACGGCATGCCCATCGCCGTCGTCAGGCCTTTCAACAACTACGGTCCCGGCATGAGGCTCGGGGACAAGCGTGTTCCCGCAGACTTCCTGAAGAATGTGGTGGAGCACAAGGATATTGTCATTCTTTCCAACGGAAGCCCCACCAGGACCTTCTGCTATGTTGCGGATTCGGTCGCAGGATACCTCAAAGCGCTCCTGCACGGAACTTACGATTACTTCAACATTGGTGTCGAGACTCCCGAGATTACAATGGCACAGCTTGCAGAAATCTATAAGCAGGCAGGAAAGGAAATCTTTGGTTATGAGGGAGAGGTCAAATACGCTCAGTCCGAGGACAAGCAGTATCTCACCAACAATCCCCAGAGGAGATGCCCCAATATCGAGAAGGCCCGCAAGGTACTCGATTACGACCCTACCATCAGGGTCGAGGAAGGAGTGCGCAGGTTCATGAGGTACGTCAAGGAAGACCTCGCCAACAAGGGGGCCAACTGAATGCCGGCAGTCACCGTCTTCGGACTCGGATTCGTCGGACTGACCACCGCCCTCGGATTCTCCCACCTCGGATATACTGTCTACGGAATCGAAGTAGACGAGCGCCGCAAGGAGATTCTCCGTTCCGGACAGCTTCCTTTCGTGGAGCCCTACATGGATGAGGTCCTGAAGGAGCACCTCGGCAAGGACTTCTTTGTCTGCGACGACGTTAAGAGGGCTGTTCAGAAATCCGATTACATCTACTATTGTGTGGGAACCCCCTACGGAAAGGACGGCGCCGCCGACCTCACCTATCTCTTCTCCGCCATTGACACAACCATCGAGGCACTCACCGACGCCAATGGCAACCCCATCGATGACAAGTTCCGCTGCCTGGTGACCAAGTCCACCATCCCCCCCTCCACCACCTCGGACAAAATCGTGCCCTACGTGCAGTCCAAGGGGAAGATCGCCGACAACCTCGGCATCTGCAACAACCCCGAGTTCCTCAGGGAGGGCAAATGCTGGGAGGACTTCATCAACTCCGACAGGATCGTCATCGGCGTCGATAAGGAGAAGAGCAAGGAGCTCATGGGAAAGCTTTACGAGCCTATGGGACGCCCCATCTTCTTCGTCTCCCACTCCACCGGGGAGTTCATCAAATACCTCTCCAACACCCTGCTGGCGACTCTCATCAGCTACTCCAACGAGATGGCTCATGTCGCCGACACCATCGGCGGCATCGATGTCGCCAGTGCCTTCAAGATCCTGCATATGGATAAGCGCTGGAACGGCTGCAACATGACCTCCTACGTCTACCCCGGATGCGGATACGGCGGATACTGTCTCCCCAAGGATACCTGCGCCCTCCTCTCCCAGTCCGAGGTCAAGGGCTACGAGCCCGCCATTCTGAGGGAGGTCATCAACACCAACGCCAACCGTCCCCACATCATCGCTTCCAACATCACGAAGGACCTTCCCAAGGATGCCTGCATCGGAATTCTTGGTCTGTCCTTCAAGCCCGAGTCCGATGATGTCCGTGACACTCCCGCTTCGAAGATTATCAAAGAATTGATGGCGATGGGATACAGCAACATCGTCGCTTACGACCCGATTGCCAACAAAGAGTTCGCCTTCAGGTTCCCCGATATCAAGATTACCCTTTTGGATTCTGCCAGAGACGTCTACCAGAAAGCCGATGTTATAGCGATTACCACCGCCTGGAAGGAGTTCAAGGAAGTCCCGAAGTTCGGCGACAAGAAGATTTTCGATTGCAGGTACATGCTCTGAGTGATAAAATGGAAAAGGAACAGATTTTCGAGATGGTGAAAGCTTATTACGAGGAGCATCACAAGAAACCCGAGTTCAAGGCGGGCGACAGAATCAACTATGCGGGACGTGTCTACGACTCCGAAGAGATTGTGAACATTGTCGACTCCGCTCTGGACTTCTGGCTCACTGCCGGAAAGTACGTCGACCAGTTCGAGAAGAACCTCGCCGAATACCTCGGTGTTCAGTTCGTATCCACCGTTAA
This is a stretch of genomic DNA from Thermoplasmatales archaeon BRNA1. It encodes these proteins:
- a CDS encoding Transposase DDE domain protein, with translation MGVPEEIRKVPRPPNTVVVENKCEGPKHYGVRARVGVKYVPGGNPQPINGGIIGYIFEGRFVPVRDEPAVNGPDSRSYGAAAFARRESGDLMEDLLGTMDIDYAMRAYVSALLKVIKPGIKAKRMSMEYNRTFVGHWYPGVNVGKNAMTELYRNIGMDGTIRAAFTAARLERVMPGHHLIIDGMLKEDNSSVNDLSGFSFKGRVKGIRNISVIFAYDLEKKEIVCSEVFPGNEIDAAAYSAFICDNDVRSGILVTDKGFPPSKISKELDERPNLHFITPLKRNDTRIKTNKMMEFTGLLPGYDSGILFKKTRLKGGRFLYSFRDPEKAAIEEAAYLRRLNGEFDNDKFSEKEQFGTITFLSDEDLKPEDAYAIYSERWLIEMVFRFYKNDIDLATTDVQDDYTVIGEEFVNLIATTITCRMLKCARDSGLLGEMSFGDILDDLSGVWRKTDCDDENPGRDSKGWVHPFEYALDEMVVLHLAKGRVKTETIKGLLDRSDRRKNPDKPPRKRGKPKKSQS
- a CDS encoding nucleotide sugar dehydrogenase — protein: MPAVTVFGLGFVGLTTALGFSHLGYTVYGIEVDERRKEILRSGQLPFVEPYMDEVLKEHLGKDFFVCDDVKRAVQKSDYIYYCVGTPYGKDGAADLTYLFSAIDTTIEALTDANGNPIDDKFRCLVTKSTIPPSTTSDKIVPYVQSKGKIADNLGICNNPEFLREGKCWEDFINSDRIVIGVDKEKSKELMGKLYEPMGRPIFFVSHSTGEFIKYLSNTLLATLISYSNEMAHVADTIGGIDVASAFKILHMDKRWNGCNMTSYVYPGCGYGGYCLPKDTCALLSQSEVKGYEPAILREVINTNANRPHIIASNITKDLPKDACIGILGLSFKPESDDVRDTPASKIIKELMAMGYSNIVAYDPIANKEFAFRFPDIKITLLDSARDVYQKADVIAITTAWKEFKEVPKFGDKKIFDCRYML
- a CDS encoding Sel1 repeat protein, with the protein product MYLDGEGGEQSDKKAFKWVSLAAEQNEPYALDYLGYMYYEGKGTEQSFEKALDCFTRSAEEGNPEGAFNAASMHLQGEGTEKDLAKAEEYFLVAADSGDPMALIELAKIYMKTNSARIPELDQRFKA
- a CDS encoding Nucleoside-diphosphate-sugar epimerase translates to MNFFKEFGDRLSVKNVIALDNFMLGTPDWLEDFKEDKRFIIRKFDIIKDRIESILEAKDANYIIHMASIASPTFYRQYPIETLDANIWGLRNLFDYYVEKKVDGFLFFSSSEIYGDPTPDAIPTQEDYRGFVSCTGPRACYDESKRFGETMCMLFSQKYGMPIAVVRPFNNYGPGMRLGDKRVPADFLKNVVEHKDIVILSNGSPTRTFCYVADSVAGYLKALLHGTYDYFNIGVETPEITMAQLAEIYKQAGKEIFGYEGEVKYAQSEDKQYLTNNPQRRCPNIEKARKVLDYDPTIRVEEGVRRFMRYVKEDLANKGAN
- a CDS encoding Transposase, with the translated sequence MNIDGSAVVVNGPEAELGAVGYPRDFRDQSRKQVEFLTAELQKSRIPFFMRAYKGNTSDPEQYRDALPDIFSMIREGSWIIVDNGGASGDILDSIVKSGHKYLTRVKMNASDDKRIADPECKWEYVEDGVCCKKHTFDSSGRTTYLFFSLDNWYRSYHSASRSFDRMVEAVKTYEGGHFRKSDFVTVKRNVLADIEVKVSLQTKFTFEENEREGIIREIMGARAGIFKLESSEQLTPLEALDKYRARVTVEHLIHSLKRVTGLKPLRVWSESSIRGSMMLALLSETAIAMARYEMKGVEKTENKRGRTKTVIEKPNTESIVSSLGHLTLTRIIGNGHRKQAIYSNWNPISREIFGNIRADLEGNLVIPA